The genomic stretch TacgatgaaaatataattaaaaataatataatgatacttagttggtatcataataataattattttatcatataaatttggtcaaacttatgatagtttgactctctaagattcttgtaatgacttacaatttgagacgGAGGAAGTATATTAGAAACGATACGATGTGCAAACTGACTCCTAattttttctttgttttcttcCAAGAAATTAATTTTAAAAGACACAATGTATTTATTTACcacatatttatttattaagtatGCAGTATGCTAATGCTACATGTGATGTTGATGCGGTGGTGGTTATTTCCACTCCTTAGGTCAGGATTCCTGGCAAGTTCCAATTATACATGTAGTCGTATTGTAATTAGTATAGTTACAATGTGATTATCCATAAAGAAAACCATTGGAATGTAATTTGTGGGAGTACCTAGCTTGTGCTATATTTAGGTGGTTCTAACTTGCACAACAAAAAATtgtcgtagcgttagcacgggcacgcTACTAGTATATTCAGTAGCTGACGTttaagttagggtttaggattTTGCTTAGATCAATctatgtattttttttaaaattaatcTTAAACCTTAAACCCTAATCATTGACTTAACTTTTACACAAGTACATATATGGATGTATTTGGAAAACAACTTTATGAGTAATTTTATAGGTGCAACTGAGTTGTGTTTGGAAATACTGTTTGACAAAACAACTTCACTAATAACTTCATGTATGgatgagaaagagagagagagagagagagagagctacgATGAGCtatttttctctattttttcagcttcatctaaACTTATATTTTTGTGAGAGAAGGAGAAAAACAATTTTTGAAAAATGAGTGTTTGGAAATGAAAAACAGCTGTGAGTTGTGCCCAAAACAGCTGTGGCTGTGCTCAACAGGCCCATATATTATTAATATGAgttattcaaaaaaattcaagCGACGGAAGGTATATTTTTGTAAATGAGCTCATTTGTTTGTATCCCCATATTCTGTCTAGCGTAAATGCCTAGGCCACGAGGCTCTAGGGTGTGGACAAAAGAAAAACTCTAGAGTAGTGGCAATGCGGATTCGGCAGGATCTAGCTTTGTGGACAGTACGTTTCGAGCTGTGGAGAGGATGGAGTCAGACTCGGCccggttaggtcttgtttagttctaaaactttttaaataaaagcaaaatattttgtattttttgttttggaaGTAAATAGGATTGAAATTTTTCGGCTCCAAATTGAGGCATTAATAAATAGGGGTTGTTTGTCtctgttttgcaaaatattttaatactaaatatcaaaatcaaaaaattttgatgTCAAATTTTTGGTGGGATGTTCAGGGTTTTGGAATTTGGGGgggtttttgcaaaaattttcaggcattgtttagttttggagaaattttgtaaaatttttctgattttccgtcacatcgaatcttgtgacacatgcatgaagcattaaatatagattaaaaaaataactaattcacagtttgcctataatttgtgagacgaatattttgagtcttgttagttcataattggacaatattgtcaaataaaaacgaaagtgctacaatagccaaactcaattttttttcaccaactaacaaggcctaagggtgtgtttagtttcccatagaatgcaaaattcaaaatgCCAAAATTTACAGGACTATGTTTAGTTTCATCCAAAATGTATAATTTATTACTCTAAGGTCTTTCGAGGCTCTTTTGGCTTTTTTTTGTCTCTTAATgccaaaatctaaaatagagaataaacactattttacaaaaaaatttgcatggtgtttagttccattatgcaaaatgatggactaaaattcaaaaaattttggataaaaAGGAACTAAATAccccatttaggccttgtttagttcacccaaaaaccaaaaacttttcaagattctcagttacatcgaatcttgcgggggagtattaaatatagataaaaataaaaataaaaactaattgcacagtttgtcagtaaatcatgagacgaatcttttaagactagttacttcatgattggacaatgtttgtcaaataaaaataaaagtgctacaatgtcaaaatctaaaaacttttcgatCTTAACAAGGGCCTTAGTATAATAACTGTGTTGTACCGCCGTATGCTGTCGCCGGAATCGTActcgctaaggccttgtttagttccaaaatattttgcaaaatggacactgtagctttttcgtttgtatttgacaaatattgtccaatcatgaactaactagactcaaaagatttgtctcgtcaattccgaccaaactgtgcaattagtttttatttttgtctatatttagtacttcatgcatgtgtctaaagattcgatgtcacgggaaatctgaaaaattttgcaaattttttggaactaaacaaagcctaactaCAACTAAAGCATGGGACGTATGTTTTCGTGTGCGACCTCGATCAGAAACTGGCCTGCAATTGGCGTTGCGTTTGGTTTGCGTATGCGTAGAGCGATCGCTTCAGAGGAAAGGCAGAACAAACGCGTCGTCATCGTCGAATCCTTTTCAAAATCTCTCCACTAGTCCAGTTTACACGTAACCCCCTCGCGCTTCTTCACAATTCCCAAATCCATCCTGCCCCgatctcctctcctcctcccccaAATCTCGGGCGCCGCCGCAACCCTAGGCCCCCGCGATCCGCTCGCCGGAGGGAAGGAGGGAGCCCCGGCCGGCGCCCATGGAGGTGAAGCTGTGGAACGACAAGCGGGAGCGGGAGCTCCTGGAGAGCTACGCGGACCTGTACGCGATCATCAAGTCCACGGAGAAGCTGGAGCGGGCCTACGTCCGCGACCTCGTCTCGGCCGCCGACTACGAGGCGGAGTGCCTCAAGCTCATCTCCCAATTCAACTCCCTCTCCTCCTCGCTCGCCGGCGCCGTCACCGTCCCGCGCTTCGTCCAGGCGTACCGCCTCGATTGCCCCGCCGCGCTCAATCGCCTCCTCCAGTCGGGCGTCCCGGCTACCGTCGAGCTCCGCGCCGCCTCCGCCTCATCCGCGccggccgccaccgccacctccGCCGCAGCCATCGCGCACTGTGTGCAGACCTTCATCACCGCCATGGACGCCGTCAAGCTCAACATGCTTGCCAACGACCAGGTCCGCCCCCTGCTGCAGGACGTCGCCACATCCATGGCCAGGCTCGGCCCCCTGCTGCCGCCCGACTTTGAAGGGAAGGTCAAGGTTAACGAGTGGCTGGGCAAGCTGCATAAGATGGGTGCCGCGGATGAGCTTACCGAGCAGCAGGCCAGGCAGCTTAACTTCGACCTCGATTCGGCCTACAGTGCCTTCTTGGCTGCGCTGCCCGCCGCTGGTCTGTAACCGGGCAAGGAGGTGCCAGCTTGATTCTTATTTGGTTGGTTCGTTCTATTATGCTTGACACTGGAGCACTACTCTCCACTACTGTAGTACTATAGATATCTGTAATTTTGGTACTGCTATTTTGTTGTTAATAAGAAAGTTCTGTTTCCTTAGTATACAGTAAATATGTTTATTGCATGATATACATTCACATTATAATGCTTGCAAATGGCGTGTCTATTTGGGTACATTTATTCTATTCTCTGTGGAACATATGAAGCAATAACAGTATAATATATTGTTCTCTCCCAATATATGCCATTATCTTTCTATTTGCATGAAGCCATGAATGATCTATTTTCTTCTTTGGGTTACAAACAATCTAAATGAAGAAGAATGACTTAGTTGACAACTTGGGGTGTTCTTCGAGTAGTTGAAGCTCGTTTGATTTGGGAATTAGTTGTTCATAAACAGTGGCCATGTTATGCTCACTACCTTGTACTTCACTTGCTAATAATCATGTGCAACAGCATACCACCTTATCTATTACCCCATTATATTGATCTTGTTGGGAATAAACAGAAAATTTGATTCAAATTACTATTATTTCAGTTCTTGAAAAATCTTGGGATGAGTTTTTGACTGCAGATCAGTAACACACTGCTCTAGATGTGCATTTTTTTATCGTGCTATTTTGTCCGCTGATGACATAAGTGCTGAGTTTATACTGACCTGATCTCTTGTCAATGAGTTCTGCAATTTTTGTGTGTTAAAGGCATTACCCATAATTTATGCATGATGCCATATACGGTAGATTGCTTGCATGGCCTGTTCATTTGGATATATTTCTTACTGTTGGGTTATATGAAGCAGTAAGTGGAAATTATATAGTTGTTTCCTGTAGACCTCATGATCTTTCTATTCGTAAGAATGATGCACTTGGATTTGTTGATATGTTGTTGATTCCTTTTTTGTTCTCAAGATCAATTGTAATGAAAACAGAGAACATATACCTGCAGTGCACTCAGTTTTAGTATGGTTTGTCATCTTTGAATGTTCTTTGCAATAGCTGACCTGCATGCTTTTGTCAGAAAAAATCATATTCAGTGTCTGCTATTGGGGTTGTTAACCCTTGCAGTTTGCAAGACCAGTGTGTTCCAACGTTGATACCACTCTAACAGATGCTCTCTTTTACTGATGTTATGGAACTTGTTCTGAGCTACTGGCAGTTAGTCAACTTGTTTTATTGTAGGATGTTATGGAACCACTTGGAACTGATGAAATTTTGTTAGACTTGCATGTAAGAATATGAAGTAGGACTGTTGCCTATCAGTTCACTTTGAATCTTTATGATTAATATTATTTGCTAGTGTGCTCTGGTGTGCCTTTTGGTACAATTGGAAACTTGAGCAAACAATTGGTTTAAGGCTTTCGTTGACGTCAGAATGGCTCGAGTTTATTTTGTGTTATTACTTCGAGGTTTGTTAAAGCACCGTTTTATTTTTGGAACCATATCGTCAAAATCTGACATTTTTCATGTACTCCTGTTCAACTTCTGAATCTGTCCTTAGAATACTGTTTTTTATTTTCGAAATGGCTTTTCTTATCTTGCCTTGCTAGAAAGGCTTTAGTTCTGCAACCCCTccttgaagatgatggtgactgCTTGTACTTTCATCTGAACTCAGCATCACCATTCATGAATATGGGGAGGATTATATTTGTAGAATTATTGGAAAGACTGCTGTGGCCTTCTCTGTTTCACATTTTCAGTCTCACCGCGTTCTGTGATGCTCTGCAGAATTGTTGTAGTTCAAGAAATACTTTCATCTTGACCATGTAAAATATGAGCCTAGGTGGAAAATCATTTTTACCCAATTGCAATCCTTATTGTCATGGGTTTCTTGTAGAACGAAGACCGAGTGGGTCATATTCTATTCTTGTTGTGGTTGGAATGCATCTGAGGCCAACGACGGTGAtcgaaataaaaagaaagtgttACGGCTAGCGTGACCATCTACCATACTATTGTCTTGAATGATGTTTTTAGTTTAAAAGTTCAAGGCAATAATTTGAAGTTTTTGTTTGATGTACTAATACAAGTGGTCACTATCAGTAGGAGTCTTGTTTTGGTTTCCGTTGGGTGCACCTAGTGGCTAGAGCTAAATCATGCAGCTAATCGCCCCCAGTGGGCTATTAACAACGCTAAAGTCCCCGAAAGGAAATAGTTTGGGACAAGTGGTTCGAATATTTTGCCAAAGTACTCAGATCCAGATCCATCCTGACTGGCCGTTTTGTACAGTCCTGCGTCTCATATTCATCTCTTGCAATACAGCGATTGCTCTAGAGGCGAGAGGTCACTGTCAGTCCACTACTCCGGCGACCTCGCATCCTCATCGTCGCCGGCTCCGGCAACTCTGTTTCCAGCGCCCTTCGGCCTCATTCGTGTAAACCCTCCAAGTCTTCCTTTGGTGTATTGACTTGTTAGATATTTCCTTCTGTGTTCATCTACAGATGCATCGAAAGAAAATATAATCTGCTTCTTGCAATACAGCGCTTGCTCTAGAGGCGAGGGGCCAGTCCACAACTCCGGCGACCTCGCATCCTCTTCGTCGCCGGCTCCAGCAACTCTGTTTCCAGCGCCCTTCGGTTTTCCTCATCCCTGTAAACTCTCCAACTCTTGGTGCATTCACTTGTTAGATATTTCCTTCTGTGTTCATCTACAGATGCGTCAAAAGGAAATATAATCTGCTTGGTTTCTCTTACTAATTCATCTCGTCTTTTCTGACTCCACCAGGTTTTCCCGCCGACCCCATCGCTTTTTTCCTAGCAGAAGTACTTCCCTTGCTCGTCTCTCCACTCACTGGTCCTTCCTACAGCCTACTAAAAAAAAACTGCCTCGACCCATCAAATCCATTTCTCGCCTTTACTCTTCCATTGTGTCCTATACTCCCATCTCCAGATACACTAGCACCCTGAATTATCTGTCCATCCAATTCTCTTACACCTCTATAGGAAAAGAAGAAAagctcaaaaaaagaaaaaaaatgtagtCTTGAGTTTTTGCTTGTTTCCCAAAACCTCGTGCCActagtttaaaaaaaaaacaccctCGTGCCATTAccaattcatcattttgttcttTTCTTTCTCGTCTGGAGTTCTGGAAACACTTCCATCCAACATCTTTTCATTTGCAAAGGCGCCAATAAACACACAAGCTAGTACACTTGGATGGCGGACGTGGCACTGGCCGGCTTACGGTGGGTGGTATCGCCAATCGTCAAGAAGCTCCTCGCTGAAGCTTCAACCTACCTCAGCGTGGACATGGCGCGGGAGCTCCAAGAACTGGAGACCACTGTCCTGCCACAGTTTGACCTGGTGATTGAAGCAGCAGAGAAGAGTCCCCATAGGGACAAGCTGAAGGCAtggctccagcagctcaaagaAGCCTTCTATGATGCCGAGGACCTGTTGGACGAGCACGAGTACAACCTCCTCAAGCGCAAAGCGAAGAGTGGGAAGGACTCCGTACTGGGGGAGGATGCCTCCTCCATGAAATCAACTATTCTGAAGCCTTTTCAAGCTGCAACGAGCAGGGCTCGCAACTTGCTCCCCGACAACAGAAGGCTAATTCGCAAATTGCATGAACTGAAGGACATCTTGGCGAAAGCCAAGGATTTCCGTGAGCTCCTTGGCTTGCCAACTGCGACCCCTGCTTTACCTGTACCAACAACTGCTATCCCTCCCGCCACAACGACATCACTTCCCACTTCAAAGGTGTTCGGTCGTGACCAAGATCGTGATAATATAGTGATATTCTTCTCAACAACTCGACAGCTCCTGAGGCAAGTTCATCTAGATTTTCAGGTTTGGCTATTATTGGAGCTGGAGGCATGGGGAAATCTACCTTGGCACAGTATGTCTACAATGACAAGAGGGTCGAAGAATATTTTGATGTCAGGATGTGGGTCTGCATCTCGCGCAAGCTTGATATACATCATCACACGCGGGAGATTATCGAGTGTGCGGCAAAGGGAGAGTGCCCACGTCTTGGTAGTCTCGACACTCTCCACTATAAGTTGAAGGATATACTAGAAAAGTCACAAAGATTTCTTCTTGTGTTAGATGATGTCTGGTTTCAGGAATCTGACAATGAGACAGAATGGGAGCAACTTGTAGCTCCTCTAATTTCTCAGCAGGCGGGAAGCAAAGTGTTGATAACTTCTCGACGGGACACACTTCCTGCTGCTCTTTTCTGTAAGCAAGTCATTCGTTTGGGTAACATGGAAGATGCTGAGTTCTTGGCACTCTTCAAACATCATGCCTTCTCTGGAGTAGAAATTGAAGATCAGCTGTTGCGGCTGAAGCTAGAACAGACTGCAGAGAAGATTGCTAAAAGGCTTGGACAATCTCCACTGGCAGCAAAAGTTCTGGGTTCCCGGTTGAGCAGGAAAAAGGATGTGAGTGAATGGAATGCTACTCTAAAGATTGACAATTTAAGCGAGCCCAGGAGAGCTCTGCTGTGGAGTTACGAGAAGTTAGATCCGCGTACACAGAGGTGCTTTCTGTATTGCAGCTTATTTCCAAAAGGTCACAAGTATAACATTGATGAGATGGTTCATCTTTGGGTTGCAGAGGGCCTTGTTGATTCGTACAAACTGAGGAGGAGAATGGAGGATGTTGCAACTGAATACTTCAATGAGATGGTCTGTGGATCTTTCTTTCAGTTGGTTTCTGAAAGATATATGGGTTCATGGTATGTCATGCACGATCTCCTTCATGATTTGGCAGAGTCACTGGCTAGAGAAGACTGCTTCAGATTAGAAGATGATAAGGTGACAGAAATCCCATGCACTATTCGACATCTATCTGTTCGTGTTGAGAGTATGGAAAAGCATAGACAAATTATCCACAAGCTACATCATTTACGTACTGTTATCTGCATTGATCCACTAATTGATGATGCAAGTGATCTTTTTGATAAGATACTGCAGCATCTGAAGAAGTTGCGTGTTTTATATTTGTCATTTTACAACAGCAGTAAGTTGCCTGAATCTGTTGGTGAGCTAAAGCACATTCGGTATTTGAACCTCATCAGGACATTAGTTTCTGAATTACCAAAATCATTATGTACTCTTTATCACTTACAATTTCTTTTGTTAAATGCCAAAGTCAAAAGTTTGCCCAACAAACTCTGCAATTTAAGTAAGCTACATCGTCTTGAAGGGTATGATAGTTTCAGCAAACATAGGTTGTATGAACGACCCCTTTGCCAAATTCCCAATATAGGCAAGCTTACTTCGCTCCAACATCTGCATGAATTTTCTGTGCATAAGGAGAAGGGATATGAGTTGCAACAGCTGAAGGACTTGAATGAACTTGCTGGCTGTTTGACAATAAAGAACCTTGAGAATATCACCGGAAAGGATGAAGCCTTGGAGTCGAAGCTATATCAGAAAAATCGTCTCAAAGAGTTGCAGCTTGTCTGGAGTGGCGAGAAAGATATGGATGCAGAAGATAGTTTGCACTTGGATATTCTAGAAGGTCTGAAACCACCGCCTCAACTGAGTGGCCTCGCAGTCATTGGTTACAAATCTGGCTCATATCCAAGCTGGCTTCATGAGCATTCCTACTTTGAGAGTTTGGGGTCTTTCAAGCTTGCTGATTGTAGTGTGTTAGAAGGCCTACCACTTGATTCCGAGCTTTTTTGGCATTGCTCTAATCTGAGGATTGATAATGTTCCGAATTTTAAGACTTTATCCTGTCTTCCAACCGGCCTTACAAGGTTATCAATTCACAGGTGTCCGCTGCTCATGTTTGTCACCAAAAAGGAGCTCGAACAGCATGATCTGAGGGAAAACATGATTACCGACTACCTGGCATCTAAGCTTGCATCGTTATGGGAGGTAAGGTCACGTATTAGAAGTGTACTATCAGAAGAACATTCATCTCTGAAGCAGTTGGCGACATTGATCGATGATGACATATCAGAACATCTCCGAATTATAAATATGGATCCTGTACATGAAAAGAGAGATGGATTATTTGTGAAAGAAGATATCATCAGGGCATGGCTGTGTTGCCATGAACAGAGGATGAGGTTCATTTATGGAAGGAGCATTGCACTGCCACTGGTTCCAGCATCAGGGCTTCGGTATCTTGGGCTTGATTCATGCAGTATTACAGATGGAGCTTTAGCTGCTTGCCTTGGTGGTCTGGCTTCATTGGAAACCTTGGTTTTAGATAAGATTATGACATTAACTGCACTTCCGTCAGAAGGGGTATTTAAGCATTTGAGAAAGCTTGACTACTTGTTCATCTCATCTTGTTGGTGTCTCCGATCATTAGGTGGTTTAAGAGCTGCTGCATCTCTCAGAGAGTCTAGATTTATTTGCTGCCCTTGTTTAGAGCTGGCACGTGGAGCAGAACTTTTACCGTTGTCccttgttaagctcttcatatCTGGTTGTATGCTTGCAGCTGATTCATTCGGTAATGGCTTGCCACAACTGAATGGCCTTAGTATGTTTGGTTGCAGAAGCACCCCTTCCCTGTCGATTACCCATCTGACTTCACTTAAAGAATTGTCACTAGGTAATTTCCCTGATCTGTGCTTTCTTGAAGGCTTGTCTTCCCTGTATCTCCTGAGCTTACATTTGACAGAGGTTCCAAAGCTCTCTGTTGAGTTCATCTCACAGTTCCGTGTCCAGAGATCACTCTATGTTAGTAGCACCGAGTTGCTAAACCACATGCTCATGGCAGAAGGTTTTACAATCCCAACGTTTCTCTGTCTTGAAAACTGCAAGGAATCATCAGTTACGTTTGAAGAGTCTGCAAGTTTCTCATCTGTCAAGCATCTGAGATTATGTCTGTGTGAAATGAAGTCCCTGCCAGGAAATCTGAAGTGCTTCTCCAGTTTGGAGGAACTTGATATCCATGCCTGCCCAAATATATCGTCGTTACCAGATCTGCCATCCACCCTTCAGCGCATATACATATGGGACTGTGAACTCCTGAAGGAGAGCTGCCGAGCACCTGATGGAGAAAGCTGGCCGAAGATTGCGCACATCCGCTGGAAGGAATTTAGATGAAGCGTGCCCATTTTTGCAACTAAAAGGTGAAAGCTCTGGCTTTACCGGTGCTTACGGAATATTTTGTTCAAGTAAGTATATAAATTCTTGATGTTTGATAtactttctttttcttcttcgtaACAACCACTGAACTAGTCTAATTTCTATCAGTTGATCAGCGAACTTGTCTCCACCTCGGCTCCATCGTTACTGGGGCCTCGACCTAAGTAACATGCTCTGGCCGATTGCCACTCGCATTGGA from Sorghum bicolor cultivar BTx623 chromosome 3, Sorghum_bicolor_NCBIv3, whole genome shotgun sequence encodes the following:
- the LOC8082356 gene encoding vacuolar protein sorting-associated protein 28 homolog 1: MEVKLWNDKRERELLESYADLYAIIKSTEKLERAYVRDLVSAADYEAECLKLISQFNSLSSSLAGAVTVPRFVQAYRLDCPAALNRLLQSGVPATVELRAASASSAPAATATSAAAIAHCVQTFITAMDAVKLNMLANDQVRPLLQDVATSMARLGPLLPPDFEGKVKVNEWLGKLHKMGAADELTEQQARQLNFDLDSAYSAFLAALPAAGL